One window from the genome of Salvia miltiorrhiza cultivar Shanhuang (shh) chromosome 7, IMPLAD_Smil_shh, whole genome shotgun sequence encodes:
- the LOC130995144 gene encoding uncharacterized protein LOC130995144 gives MIKTFEQRLLPKLKARGKMSQESHVEHIKDTIGSSFEDSLSCDDDKPISEIFRGKKKICSIVLSEDSRNDSMNCVVESAKRGNIGKIKRRFVSKRKKVVHFDLSEDSDNDDTIENFDDAHLDKPLSDEFVERVTDSKLVEDSHMESCLPLAGTLYREKQDLVA, from the exons ATGATAAAGACATTCGAGCAAAGATTGCTGCCAAAGCTAAAGGCAAGGGGAAAAATGTCCCAAGAAAGCCATGTTGAACACATCAAAG ATACAATTGGAAGCTCATTTGAAGATAGTCTTTCTTGTGATGATGATAAACCAATATCAG AAATCTTCAGGGGTAAAAAGAAAATTTGCTCTATTGTTCTATCCGAAGATTCAAGAAATGACAGTATGAATTGTGTAGTGGAATCGGCTAAAAGAG GTAACATTGGAAAAATCAAAAGAAGATTTGttagcaaaagaaaaaaagttgtaCACTTTGATCTTTCTGAAGATTCAG ATAATGATGATACGATTGAGAATTTTGATGATGCACATTTGGATAAGCCTCTATCAG ATGAATTTGTGGAGAGAGTAACTGATAGCAAACTTGTTGAAGATTCTCATATGGAGTCATGTCTACCTTTGGCAG GCACACTATACCGGGAGAAACAGGACCTTGTGGCATAA
- the LOC130995147 gene encoding ankyrin repeat-containing protein At5g02620-like — protein sequence MFKKCSSHRNNAGTDSHGGRGAEYESVACSEFRLPTTVASAHSSSRRALRDLEKIVISSPGDALVARLSRYEPGSYRGLNGHVEMLEHLLEESRLPAMERVGRGQTVLHLCVKHGKLETLKVLVGKLWELVEAVDEDGETLLHLAVRSTQLETLQYLVQIMKIRSKPNSMGKTPAQILNRSPPAGTPHYSEMGRIIDTWFAPIVHYHEILPKMSDAVMVVAVLIATMAFQNAVNPPGGVWQDDTSSHKAGDAVIAYTHPDIYQYLLKTNGIAFLSSLLIIFVITSGMTSKSIYVLGSAIFCMLVAVTAIAMSCAASIQATTPGTKPTRSTDTIVFNLTELLTLFAIFTLFPISTYFYVKKKRRMLRQGVADLTPLRVLHRMFDI from the exons ATGTTCAAGAAATGTTCTTCACATCGGAACAATGCGGGGACAGACAGCCATGGTGGAAGAGGTGCTGAATATGAATCCGTGGCTTGCTCGGAGTTTAGACTCCCAACAACAGTCGCCTCTGCACATAGCAGCAGCAGAAGGGCGCTTCGAGATCTCGAGAAAATTGTTATCAGTAGCCCCGGAGACGCGCTGGTGGCGCGACTGTCGCGATATGAACCCGGTTCATATCGCGGCC tgaatggGCATGTTGAGATGTTGGAACATCTCCTTGAAGAGAGTCGTTTGCCTGCAATGGAGAGGGTGGGTCGCGGGCAGACTGTGTTGCACTTGTGCGTCAAACACGGCAAGCTTGAGACATTGAAGGTTTTGGTGGGCAAGTTGTGGGAGCTTGTGGAGGCAGTTGATGAGGATGGGGAGACCCTATTGCATTTGGCTGTTAGATCCACTCAACTTGAG ACTCTCCAATACTTGGTGCAAATCATGAAAATAAGGAGCAAGCCGAATTCCATGGGCAAAACACCGGCGCAGATCTTGAATCGGAGCCCTCCGGCAGGTACACCTCACTATTCCGAAATGGGGAGAATCATAGATACTTGGTTTGCACCAATTGTACATTATCACGAAATCCTGCCCAAGATGAGCGACGCAGTGATGGTGGTGGCCGTCCTGATAGCAACGATGGCGTTCCAGAACGCCGTCAACCCACCCGGCGGCGTGTGGCAGGACGACACGTCGTCGCACAAGGCCGGCGATGCTGTCATAGCATACACTCATCCCGACATATACCAATACTTGTTGAAAACTAATGGCATAGCATTCTTGTCATCCCTCCTCATAATCTTCGTCATCACCTCCGGAATGACATCCAAAAGCATCTATGTCTTGGGCAGCGCCATCTTCTGTATGTTGGTGGCGGTGACGGCTATTGCAATGAGTTGTGCTGCTTCCATACAGGCGACCACTCCGGGAACCAAACCGACGAGATCAACTGACACTATTGTTTTTAATTTGACAGAGTTATTAACGTTGTTTGCAATCTTTACCTTGTTTCCAATATCGACATATTTTTACGtcaagaagaagagaagaatgCTGCGGCAGGGTGTTGCTGATCTTACACCCTTACGCGTCCTCCATCGGATGTTCGACATTTAA